The following are encoded together in the Flavihumibacter fluvii genome:
- a CDS encoding chorismate synthase yields the protein MNAFGKLFRVTIFGESHGPAVGVTLDGIPAGLPISADDFVTDIERRKGGVQKGTTPRKEDDTPLFQTGLFNGHATGAPMTLLFENKNTRSGDYEKQRSVPRPGHADFVAHRKFGGFEDFRGGGHFSGRLTVCLVGAGVIAKKIISPLQVKATILEIGGEKDLEAGLQKAIDAKDSIGGVVECRVGGLPAGLGEPFFDSVESVLSHAVFAIPAVRGIEFGTGFEAAKMFGIDHNDAIEDNTGKTRTNHAGGVVGGISNGNELVFRIAVKPTSSTPKEQTTLNWETGEQEAFSVKGRHDLCIALRVPVVLEAVTALVLADLMMQANLIPRVIQ from the coding sequence ATGAACGCATTTGGAAAATTATTCAGGGTAACCATTTTTGGCGAATCGCATGGCCCGGCAGTTGGTGTGACGCTAGATGGGATTCCAGCCGGCCTGCCCATTTCTGCCGATGATTTTGTGACGGATATCGAAAGACGCAAAGGGGGAGTGCAGAAAGGGACAACGCCTCGCAAAGAAGATGATACCCCGTTATTTCAGACTGGCCTGTTCAATGGCCATGCCACAGGGGCTCCCATGACTTTATTATTTGAGAACAAGAATACCCGTTCCGGAGATTATGAAAAGCAAAGATCAGTACCACGCCCGGGACATGCAGATTTTGTAGCTCACCGGAAATTTGGTGGCTTTGAAGATTTCAGGGGTGGCGGCCATTTTAGTGGCCGGCTTACTGTTTGCCTTGTTGGGGCAGGTGTAATTGCCAAAAAAATCATTTCACCCCTGCAAGTTAAAGCGACAATTCTTGAAATAGGTGGTGAGAAAGATCTTGAAGCCGGATTGCAAAAAGCCATCGATGCCAAAGATTCCATTGGAGGCGTAGTAGAATGCAGGGTGGGAGGCCTGCCGGCGGGTTTAGGAGAGCCATTTTTTGATTCCGTTGAATCTGTTTTGAGTCATGCTGTTTTTGCTATCCCGGCAGTTCGTGGTATTGAATTCGGAACTGGTTTTGAGGCTGCAAAGATGTTTGGCATTGACCATAATGATGCTATTGAAGACAATACAGGAAAAACGCGAACCAATCATGCTGGGGGAGTGGTAGGGGGTATTTCAAACGGAAATGAACTGGTGTTCAGAATCGCGGTAAAACCAACTTCTTCCACACCAAAGGAGCAAACCACACTCAACTGGGAGACCGGTGAGCAGGAGGCGTTTTCAGTAAAAGGGAGGCATGACCTTTGCATTGCGCTTCGGGTTCCGGTTGTATTGGAGGCGGTTACGGCTTTGGTATTGGCCGATTTGATGATGCAGGCAAATTTAATTCCCCGCGTTATACAATAA
- a CDS encoding DUF952 domain-containing protein, translating to MIYHITYKKDWEKAFETGLYEAPSLVDEGFIHCSELQQVDATLTRYYVGKTGLVKLVIDPLKLSSQLIHEWSPSNTETFPHIYGPINVDAVMEVIDVS from the coding sequence ATGATCTACCATATTACTTATAAGAAGGATTGGGAAAAGGCTTTCGAGACGGGACTCTATGAAGCGCCCTCATTAGTGGATGAAGGGTTTATACACTGTTCTGAATTGCAGCAGGTGGATGCTACTCTGACGCGGTATTATGTTGGTAAAACCGGACTGGTTAAACTGGTGATTGATCCGCTTAAATTAAGCAGCCAGCTGATCCATGAATGGTCACCTTCCAATACTGAAACATTTCCCCATATTTATGGTCCGATTAATGTTGATGCTGTTATGGAGGTAATTGACGTCTCCTAA
- a CDS encoding L,D-transpeptidase family protein, producing the protein MQSNRHLLLHKIQMVAFCFMLLGFLVACNNQQKQKPPKEVVIVTKPEEIQVKANEQLKELIAFLQGANGALNDSTKLSNYNAVAKMYESVDFEPIWSNGRKWRPVGDSMFMLISKCKEFGLFPTDYHLLPILFARNQFVVDSQAKKNVALWTKTDVLLTDAFFQMARHLKTGRLDRDSTTLRTDTAFSETDQVKFLQDAIATGLIKPSLESLEPIHKGYKAIRAALPAFLDSVKFIEYTYIEYPNTDSLKLISQVARRLQEADILAKDWQNTDTVSYKAAVRQYQQSKGIRTTGIAAEQTIGSLNNTNWEKFKRIAVNLDRYKQLPSAMPETYILVNLPSFELKLKQADSVALQSKVIVGAPKTRTPVLTSEVVNFITYPQWTVPYSIIFKEMLPKIQKDTNYLVKQNLMVVDKNDSVISPSSIDWYKLSKTHFPYRLRQRQGDDNSLGVMKFNFRNKYDVYLHDTNARGLFSKGIRALSHGCVRIQEWEKLAHFLVRDNEIRYHPDTLRAWITRQEKHVISDFLHVPIFIRYFTCEAEEGKIKFFDDIYGDDRLLAQRYFKGKPIN; encoded by the coding sequence ATGCAATCAAACAGACATCTTTTGTTACATAAAATTCAGATGGTAGCTTTTTGTTTTATGTTGTTGGGTTTTTTGGTGGCCTGTAACAATCAACAAAAACAAAAGCCTCCTAAGGAAGTTGTGATTGTTACGAAACCTGAGGAAATACAGGTGAAGGCAAATGAACAATTGAAGGAATTGATTGCTTTTCTGCAGGGCGCTAATGGCGCTTTAAATGATTCAACAAAGCTTTCCAATTACAATGCTGTTGCGAAGATGTATGAATCTGTTGATTTTGAACCTATTTGGAGTAATGGAAGGAAATGGCGGCCGGTTGGCGATTCCATGTTTATGCTGATCAGCAAATGCAAGGAGTTTGGTTTGTTTCCTACTGATTATCATTTACTGCCAATATTATTCGCAAGAAATCAATTTGTGGTGGATTCTCAGGCGAAGAAAAACGTGGCTTTGTGGACCAAAACTGATGTGCTACTTACTGATGCCTTTTTTCAGATGGCCAGGCACTTAAAGACCGGTCGTCTTGACCGGGACAGTACGACACTAAGAACTGATACCGCATTCAGCGAAACTGACCAGGTAAAATTTTTACAGGATGCAATAGCTACTGGCCTCATTAAACCTTCACTTGAATCATTGGAGCCAATTCATAAAGGCTACAAAGCTATAAGGGCTGCCCTGCCCGCATTTTTGGACTCTGTAAAATTTATTGAGTATACCTATATCGAATATCCAAATACTGATTCGCTTAAGTTGATTTCACAGGTTGCACGACGCTTGCAAGAGGCTGATATTCTGGCTAAAGACTGGCAAAATACGGATACCGTATCTTATAAGGCCGCAGTTCGCCAATACCAGCAATCCAAAGGAATCAGGACCACTGGTATTGCTGCAGAACAAACTATTGGAAGTTTAAACAATACCAACTGGGAAAAGTTTAAGCGAATTGCTGTTAACCTTGACCGCTATAAACAGTTGCCTTCGGCTATGCCGGAGACCTATATTCTGGTGAACCTGCCTTCTTTTGAATTAAAACTTAAGCAGGCGGATTCTGTCGCTCTTCAGTCCAAAGTTATTGTTGGTGCCCCTAAAACACGAACCCCGGTTCTCACGAGTGAAGTTGTCAATTTTATTACCTATCCCCAATGGACTGTGCCTTACAGCATCATTTTTAAAGAAATGTTGCCTAAAATTCAAAAAGATACCAATTACCTGGTTAAGCAAAACCTCATGGTAGTTGATAAAAATGATAGTGTAATCAGCCCGTCAAGCATTGATTGGTACAAATTAAGCAAGACACATTTCCCATACCGGCTACGTCAAAGACAGGGTGATGACAATTCTTTGGGGGTAATGAAGTTCAATTTTCGCAATAAATATGATGTTTACCTGCATGATACAAATGCCCGCGGATTATTTTCAAAGGGAATAAGGGCACTGAGCCACGGTTGTGTGCGGATACAGGAATGGGAAAAATTGGCGCATTTCCTGGTGCGGGATAACGAAATAAGGTATCACCCGGATACGTTAAGAGCTTGGATAACCCGGCAGGAAAAGCATGTTATTTCAGATTTCCTGCATGTTCCCATATTTATACGCTATTTTACCTGTGAGGCAGAAGAAGGAAAAATTAAATTTTTTGATGATATTTATGGTGATGACCGGCTGCTTGCCCAACGGTACTTTAAAGGCAAACCAATTAACTGA
- a CDS encoding septal ring lytic transglycosylase RlpA family protein has product MKILPGILIVLSINLAAVATAQNSTEPTSAAKKKRKASSAKIQYGTASYYSNKFNGKMTANGEVYDSKKFTAAHNGLPLGTWVKVTNQSNHRSVVVKINDRLHYKNPRLIDLSGAAAKKLGFTGHGLTKVKVEVLGKDLPANR; this is encoded by the coding sequence ATGAAAATCTTGCCAGGGATACTGATTGTGCTAAGCATTAACCTGGCTGCTGTTGCAACTGCGCAAAACAGTACTGAACCTACATCTGCTGCAAAAAAGAAAAGGAAGGCAAGTTCGGCAAAAATCCAATACGGCACTGCAAGCTACTATTCCAACAAGTTTAATGGGAAAATGACTGCCAACGGTGAGGTGTATGATAGCAAAAAGTTCACTGCTGCGCATAATGGCTTACCGTTAGGTACCTGGGTAAAAGTCACCAACCAGTCAAACCACCGGTCTGTTGTCGTGAAAATCAATGACCGCCTGCATTATAAAAATCCCCGTTTGATCGATCTTTCAGGAGCTGCAGCAAAAAAATTGGGCTTTACAGGTCATGGCCTCACTAAAGTCAAGGTAGAAGTATTGGGTAAGGATTTACCCGCAAACCGCTGA
- a CDS encoding OmpA family protein — protein sequence MKKIIFSLIMVCGLINGAFSQKKDYLKRPAIGINFFGNDFQTPARIKATSLSDVLNDNQWATLGEHEFGFGLNYMKGLTNKLDFSTTLGVSFVDYPVEDRLSDGKDGALFEWDAMVHAKMLTDKYWVVPYLSAGVGASQWRGYFGAIVPVGVGIQVSFFDEAFLLINSQYRLGVTSSTTDHFYHSIGFAGNIGKPREVKVIPPPPMPVVSDRDSDGIVDSLDACPDVAGLAALAGCPDKDADGIADKDDKCPDVPGIATYQGCPIPDTDNDGVNDEEDKCKDVPGVARFQGCPVPDRDNDGVNDEEDRCPDIAGPVENGGCPMLETSKFNASAIQFITGSAALTAASKKELDKAARILNEQYPTIKVEIAGHTDNTGKPESNKTLSEKRAGSVKAYLVKKGVAEDRLTTVGFGQEQPIADNANSAGKAKNRRVEFKVSQ from the coding sequence ATGAAGAAAATTATTTTTTCGTTGATTATGGTCTGCGGTCTGATCAACGGAGCATTCAGTCAAAAAAAGGACTACCTCAAAAGGCCAGCAATAGGCATCAATTTCTTTGGAAACGATTTTCAGACGCCTGCGAGGATTAAAGCCACATCATTAAGTGATGTATTAAATGACAATCAATGGGCCACATTGGGTGAACATGAATTCGGTTTTGGCCTGAACTACATGAAAGGACTCACTAATAAGCTGGATTTCTCTACAACTCTTGGTGTGTCATTTGTGGACTATCCAGTTGAGGACCGATTGAGTGATGGTAAAGATGGTGCCCTGTTTGAATGGGATGCCATGGTACATGCAAAAATGTTAACTGATAAATATTGGGTTGTACCCTACCTGTCTGCTGGTGTTGGCGCTTCACAATGGCGGGGCTATTTTGGGGCAATTGTACCAGTAGGTGTTGGTATTCAGGTGAGCTTTTTTGATGAAGCCTTCCTTTTGATCAATTCACAATACCGCCTGGGTGTAACCAGTTCTACTACAGATCACTTCTATCATAGCATAGGATTTGCCGGAAATATAGGTAAGCCACGTGAAGTAAAAGTTATTCCCCCGCCACCAATGCCAGTTGTGTCAGACAGGGATAGCGATGGTATCGTTGATTCATTGGATGCCTGCCCAGATGTTGCCGGACTTGCTGCACTTGCCGGATGTCCGGATAAAGATGCTGATGGTATTGCCGATAAAGATGATAAATGTCCTGATGTGCCCGGTATCGCAACTTACCAGGGTTGCCCGATTCCTGATACCGATAATGACGGCGTGAATGATGAAGAAGACAAATGTAAAGATGTTCCCGGGGTTGCCCGATTCCAGGGTTGCCCTGTTCCTGACCGTGATAATGACGGAGTAAACGATGAAGAAGATCGTTGTCCGGATATCGCTGGTCCTGTTGAAAATGGTGGTTGCCCAATGCTGGAAACTTCAAAATTCAATGCCAGTGCCATTCAGTTCATTACTGGAAGTGCAGCTTTGACTGCTGCTTCCAAGAAAGAACTGGATAAAGCTGCAAGAATCCTGAACGAGCAATATCCAACCATAAAAGTGGAAATTGCCGGTCATACAGATAATACCGGGAAGCCTGAGTCAAACAAAACCCTCAGTGAGAAACGGGCTGGTTCTGTAAAGGCCTATCTTGTTAAAAAAGGTGTTGCTGAAGATCGTTTGACCACCGTAGGTTTTGGCCAGGAGCAGCCAATTGCAGATAATGCTAATTCTGCTGGTAAAGCTAAAAACCGCAGGGTTGAATTTAAAGTTAGTCAGTAA
- a CDS encoding penicillin-binding protein 1A, whose amino-acid sequence MKQTVKVFWKIFFFGFAGFALLILLINLGLFGKLPSLSELENPSILQATEVYAADGTLMGKYFRERGNRSNVEYNDISKHVINALVATEDERFYEHSGIDGKGVVRAVAFLGTKGGGSTITQQLALNMFDERATNPIARVIQKLKEWIIAIKLERNFTKPEILALYLNVVPYSDNVYGIRNASLTFFSKEPDRLNVAESAVLVGMVNGPTIFNPRRNPKSALMRRNHVITKMGENNYISEQEANKLKLQPITLNYKKLDENTGLAPYLREVVRNDLKKWCKENTNPGTGDPYDIYKDGLRVYTTINPRMQIYAEEAVAKHMPTLQKALNAQNSLKKGTIWKEHNNVLENAMKQSDRWKNSKEDGMSDEEIKASFKQKVPMKIFAWNSKREKDTLMTPMDSIKYHRQMLQTSFMVMDPVTGEVKAWVGGIDFKNYKYDHVNIETKRQVGSSIKPFLYCEAIEEAGFTPETPVQNVAQNFPGYGLVPAKGECKGNTVTMASALTYSLNCATAYIMKQIGPKRFVEFLHNININSKMDAYPSICLGAVDLSMYEMLYGYTMFANRGFSTQPVYITRIEDRNGNVLESFQTKMNQVISESAAYTTTKMLGGPVEVGTAAGLRARLGAVEMAGKTGTTNDNADAWFIGFSPQLLAGTWIGCDDRFIRLESGLGYGGKAAMPIWEYFFQKVYADKTLGIDKESRFAQPEQMKNEVMYDYMNIIDQTPPPGAEGADQGNGGADQYLSEPDTSNVPVDSRLNPEEENILKEAQGRKDDKKSQDKTPATETPKKEKKGFLRKIFGKKKEQ is encoded by the coding sequence ATGAAACAAACCGTAAAGGTCTTTTGGAAAATATTCTTTTTCGGCTTTGCCGGATTTGCTTTACTGATACTATTGATTAACCTCGGTCTTTTTGGCAAACTACCATCCTTAAGTGAACTGGAAAACCCCTCAATTCTGCAGGCGACAGAAGTTTATGCAGCTGATGGCACCTTAATGGGAAAGTATTTCCGGGAAAGGGGTAACCGCAGTAATGTTGAGTATAATGATATCTCAAAACATGTCATCAATGCACTGGTTGCTACTGAAGATGAGCGTTTTTATGAACACTCCGGAATTGATGGAAAAGGCGTAGTCCGTGCTGTTGCATTTTTAGGTACGAAAGGTGGTGGATCGACCATTACACAACAGCTGGCGCTGAATATGTTTGATGAAAGGGCAACTAATCCCATAGCCCGGGTTATCCAGAAATTAAAGGAATGGATAATTGCAATCAAGCTTGAGCGCAATTTTACCAAACCGGAAATCCTGGCCCTCTATTTAAATGTAGTACCGTACAGTGATAACGTATATGGTATCAGGAATGCATCCCTGACCTTCTTCAGCAAGGAACCCGACCGCCTGAACGTTGCCGAATCTGCTGTATTGGTAGGTATGGTTAATGGTCCAACCATATTCAACCCGCGCAGGAACCCTAAATCAGCCCTGATGCGCAGGAACCATGTTATCACAAAAATGGGGGAAAACAATTATATCAGTGAGCAAGAGGCAAATAAATTGAAATTACAGCCCATAACCCTGAATTATAAAAAGCTGGATGAAAATACCGGGCTTGCCCCTTACCTGCGTGAAGTGGTGCGGAATGACCTGAAAAAATGGTGCAAGGAAAATACCAATCCAGGAACCGGTGATCCTTATGATATATACAAAGACGGATTACGCGTGTACACTACCATAAACCCACGGATGCAGATTTATGCCGAAGAAGCTGTGGCCAAACATATGCCCACCTTGCAGAAAGCATTGAATGCACAAAATTCACTCAAGAAAGGAACGATTTGGAAAGAACACAATAATGTGCTCGAAAATGCCATGAAACAGAGTGACCGATGGAAAAACAGTAAGGAAGATGGCATGAGTGATGAAGAGATCAAGGCCAGCTTTAAACAGAAAGTTCCGATGAAAATTTTTGCCTGGAATTCAAAGCGGGAAAAAGACACGCTGATGACACCAATGGATTCTATAAAATATCACCGGCAAATGCTGCAAACCTCTTTTATGGTGATGGACCCTGTTACCGGTGAAGTAAAAGCCTGGGTTGGCGGTATAGATTTTAAAAACTATAAATATGATCACGTAAATATTGAAACTAAACGGCAGGTAGGTTCATCGATCAAACCCTTCCTGTATTGCGAAGCGATCGAAGAGGCCGGATTTACACCGGAAACACCCGTTCAGAATGTGGCACAGAATTTTCCGGGTTATGGATTGGTACCTGCCAAGGGAGAATGTAAAGGAAATACGGTAACTATGGCCAGCGCACTTACTTATTCACTCAACTGCGCTACTGCCTATATAATGAAACAGATCGGCCCCAAGCGCTTCGTTGAATTCCTGCATAATATTAATATCAATTCAAAAATGGACGCCTACCCTTCAATTTGTTTGGGTGCGGTAGATTTATCAATGTATGAAATGCTGTATGGTTATACCATGTTTGCCAATCGCGGATTCAGCACCCAACCCGTTTATATTACACGGATAGAAGACAGGAATGGAAACGTACTGGAAAGCTTCCAGACAAAAATGAACCAGGTGATCAGCGAATCGGCTGCTTATACCACTACAAAAATGCTTGGCGGACCCGTTGAAGTTGGCACAGCAGCTGGTTTACGTGCACGTTTGGGCGCTGTTGAAATGGCGGGAAAAACCGGCACCACCAATGATAATGCAGATGCCTGGTTTATTGGATTTTCCCCGCAATTATTGGCTGGCACCTGGATCGGTTGTGATGACCGGTTTATCCGGCTCGAAAGCGGATTGGGATATGGTGGCAAGGCAGCCATGCCTATATGGGAATATTTTTTCCAAAAGGTCTATGCAGATAAAACTCTGGGGATCGATAAAGAATCGAGATTTGCACAACCGGAACAAATGAAGAATGAAGTGATGTATGATTATATGAATATCATAGACCAGACACCACCCCCTGGTGCAGAAGGCGCAGACCAGGGTAATGGCGGCGCAGACCAATACCTTTCTGAACCGGATACCAGTAACGTCCCTGTTGATTCCAGGTTGAACCCAGAAGAAGAAAATATCTTAAAGGAGGCACAGGGCAGAAAAGATGACAAGAAAAGCCAGGATAAAACTCCTGCTACGGAGACACCAAAAAAAGAAAAGAAAGGATTCCTGAGAAAGATATTCGGAAAGAAAAAGGAACAGTAA